One Deltaproteobacteria bacterium CG11_big_fil_rev_8_21_14_0_20_42_23 DNA window includes the following coding sequences:
- a CDS encoding two-component system response regulator (DNA-binding response regulator in two-component regulatory system with ZraS; response regulator/sigma54 interaction protein): MVARVMCFEFGGSSFGFSRRNSPLRLNFIFKSSRMFASPSSSSGKKQEFSCIPQSVRKNEHVLKIGHEICLHIGTDLKGSRKAMFGAGLSGDVLVLGLQTLLRERGFYMGYKVLCVDDQEDQRLAIRMSLKGYAEVLGVENIQEAKRILLRENIDLVLLDVGLGDESGINGVKLIKSEFPDIDVVMLSGQHDPKIVVEAIHAGASDYLTKPFSSEEFFAVFALVLKNRNLRERYEALVSGQNDFNQDREIIFTGPAFKKVLKQAGQLKGYQANVFVMGETGTGKEYIARYIHQREDDPARPFIAVNCAAIPENLIEAELFGVEKGAYTGALQRRIGRFELADGGDIFLDEIGTLKLDLQAKILRVLQEKEFVRLGGSAATKANFRVIAASNENIEDKVSRGEFRMDLYHRLRVIQLDLPALRDRKEDIPALVAHFFSKHSKQGVTKTIHPQALEKLMEYSWPGNVRELENVVQSLIILSQKNSIQETDLPAWALNGIHVGKNAKVSHFVANFSASSGAPFDQQQSLKEYTQYAEKMYIQEVLGMTKWDKSKAARVLDVGRTTLYSKLKEFNLL; encoded by the coding sequence ATGGTGGCGAGGGTGATGTGCTTTGAGTTTGGTGGGAGTAGTTTTGGTTTTTCGCGTCGTAATAGTCCTCTTAGGCTCAATTTCATCTTTAAATCCTCCCGAATGTTCGCAAGCCCTAGCTCAAGTTCAGGGAAAAAGCAAGAATTCAGCTGCATTCCACAAAGTGTTCGCAAAAATGAACATGTTCTAAAAATAGGACATGAAATCTGTTTACATATCGGAACAGATTTGAAAGGTTCCCGGAAAGCCATGTTTGGTGCAGGTTTAAGCGGTGATGTTTTGGTATTGGGCTTGCAAACTCTACTGCGAGAAAGGGGTTTTTATATGGGATACAAAGTATTGTGTGTGGATGATCAAGAGGACCAGCGTTTGGCGATTCGGATGTCGCTTAAAGGATATGCCGAAGTTTTGGGAGTGGAAAACATTCAAGAGGCCAAACGAATTTTGCTGCGTGAAAACATTGATTTGGTTTTGCTTGATGTTGGACTTGGTGATGAATCGGGAATCAATGGCGTGAAGCTGATTAAATCGGAATTTCCTGACATTGATGTGGTGATGCTTTCTGGGCAGCACGATCCAAAAATTGTAGTGGAGGCAATTCATGCTGGTGCTTCTGATTATTTAACCAAACCATTTTCTTCCGAAGAATTTTTTGCGGTCTTCGCATTAGTGCTCAAAAATAGAAATTTAAGAGAACGTTATGAAGCTCTTGTTTCGGGGCAAAATGATTTTAATCAAGATCGCGAAATTATTTTTACCGGACCGGCGTTTAAAAAAGTGTTGAAGCAAGCGGGACAGTTGAAGGGCTATCAGGCAAACGTCTTTGTCATGGGCGAAACAGGAACAGGGAAAGAATATATTGCTCGCTATATTCATCAACGAGAAGACGATCCCGCAAGACCATTTATTGCAGTGAACTGCGCTGCCATTCCCGAAAACTTGATTGAGGCTGAATTGTTTGGAGTGGAAAAGGGCGCTTACACTGGTGCTTTACAGCGAAGGATTGGCAGATTTGAACTTGCCGATGGTGGAGATATTTTCTTGGATGAAATTGGAACCTTGAAGCTTGATCTCCAGGCAAAAATTTTGCGTGTGCTTCAAGAAAAAGAATTTGTTCGTCTGGGAGGAAGTGCTGCCACCAAAGCAAACTTTAGAGTTATAGCTGCATCAAATGAAAACATAGAAGACAAAGTGTCACGTGGCGAATTTCGCATGGATTTGTATCACCGCTTACGTGTGATTCAACTCGATTTGCCGGCTTTGCGAGACAGAAAAGAAGATATTCCAGCTTTAGTGGCGCATTTTTTCTCAAAACATTCAAAACAGGGAGTCACCAAAACCATTCATCCACAAGCTTTAGAAAAGTTGATGGAATATTCTTGGCCAGGAAATGTGAGAGAGCTGGAAAATGTAGTGCAGAGTCTTATTATTCTCTCGCAGAAAAATAGTATTCAAGAAACCGATTTACCAGCGTGGGCATTGAATGGAATTCATGTAGGGAAAAATGCAAAAGTTTCTCATTTTGTGGCAAATTTTTCCGCCAGTTCAGGTGCTCCCTTTGATCAACAACAAAGCTTGAAAGAGTACACGCAATATGCTGAAAAAATGTACATTCAAGAAGTGTTGGGGATGACAAAATGGGACAAATCAAAAGCAGCACGCGTCTTAGATGTAGGCAGGACAACGCTTTACAGTAAGCTTAAGGAATTTAATTTGTTGTAG
- a CDS encoding peptidyl-prolyl cis-trans isomerase, with product MLCCFGCSKKEAASSPTQNNKEVMVQKDGWKEPMVANIEQGKKYTAVIKTEKGDVVCELFADAAPLSVTNFKYLADGEFYNGLTFHRVVPNFVIQGGDPTGTGSGGPGYTIKAEIGKSHPKGALAWARTPDEVNPERKSNGSQFYITLEPTPFLDGQYTVFGQVVSGMNVVEKIAMGDKIVSVTVKAE from the coding sequence ATGCTGTGCTGTTTTGGATGTTCTAAAAAGGAAGCAGCTTCTTCTCCCACACAAAATAATAAGGAGGTTATGGTGCAAAAAGATGGATGGAAAGAACCAATGGTAGCAAATATTGAGCAGGGGAAAAAATATACTGCTGTGATCAAAACAGAAAAAGGCGATGTTGTATGTGAACTTTTTGCAGATGCAGCTCCTCTTTCAGTAACAAACTTTAAATACTTGGCTGATGGTGAGTTTTATAACGGACTTACCTTTCACCGTGTCGTTCCAAATTTTGTGATCCAAGGCGGAGATCCAACAGGAACAGGCTCTGGCGGTCCGGGCTATACCATTAAAGCTGAAATTGGAAAGTCACACCCAAAAGGTGCGTTGGCATGGGCAAGAACACCAGACGAGGTGAATCCCGAACGAAAATCAAATGGTTCACAGTTTTACATCACTTTAGAACCCACACCATTTCTTGATGGGCAATATACCGTGTTTGGCCAAGTTGTTTCTGGCATGAATGTGGTAGAAAAAATTGCCATGGGCGACAAAATCGTTTCTGTAACGGTAAAAGCTGAATAA
- the arcC gene encoding carbamate kinase, with the protein MNREDTLVIALGGNAISKPGLRGTIQEQFYSTSETMDSIANLILDGFKRVIITNGNGPQVGAAILRSEIAASTVYPLPLDVNVANTQGGMGYMMEQVLANAIKKKGGQPKVATIVTQVLVDSSDPSFDNPTKPVGRFYDAEEAKNIMAGKGWAMKEDAGRGWRRVVPSPKPLKVLETDALKSLLNEGYIVIAGGGGGVPVAKNRHKLYYGTEAVIDKDLTSSLIATELCASTLLILTAVEHAFIHFGTQKEEALGKIKKEKLREYFEAGEFKEGSMAPKVEACLKFLDNGGDEAIITSIPSCLHALRGKTGTRITA; encoded by the coding sequence ATGAATCGTGAAGATACTCTTGTCATTGCACTTGGTGGAAATGCTATCAGCAAACCCGGTCTACGTGGAACCATTCAGGAACAGTTTTACTCCACAAGTGAAACCATGGATTCCATCGCAAATTTAATTTTGGATGGTTTCAAACGGGTCATCATCACTAACGGAAATGGCCCTCAAGTTGGCGCCGCCATTTTGCGAAGTGAAATTGCCGCTTCAACGGTTTACCCTCTTCCCCTTGACGTAAACGTAGCTAACACTCAAGGCGGCATGGGATACATGATGGAGCAAGTGCTTGCCAATGCCATCAAGAAAAAAGGTGGGCAGCCAAAAGTTGCCACTATAGTAACGCAAGTTTTGGTTGATTCGTCCGACCCTTCTTTTGATAACCCCACAAAACCCGTTGGTCGTTTCTATGATGCAGAAGAAGCAAAAAATATCATGGCGGGAAAAGGTTGGGCAATGAAGGAAGACGCCGGCCGTGGATGGCGCCGAGTGGTTCCAAGCCCAAAACCACTAAAAGTTTTAGAAACCGACGCCCTCAAAAGCTTGCTGAATGAGGGTTACATCGTTATTGCTGGCGGCGGTGGCGGTGTTCCCGTAGCAAAAAATAGACACAAACTCTATTACGGCACCGAAGCAGTGATAGACAAAGACCTCACCAGCTCTCTTATTGCAACCGAACTTTGTGCATCCACCCTTCTCATTCTTACAGCCGTTGAACATGCCTTCATTCATTTCGGAACACAAAAAGAAGAAGCTCTTGGAAAAATTAAAAAAGAAAAACTTCGAGAATACTTTGAAGCCGGAGAGTTTAAAGAAGGAAGTATGGCTCCAAAAGTTGAAGCATGTCTTAAGTTTTTAGACAACGGTGGAGATGAAGCAATCATCACCTCCATTCCTTCATGTCTTCATGCTTTAAGAGGAAAAACCGGAACACGCATCACTGCATAA
- a CDS encoding excinuclease ABC subunit A yields the protein MHNEIKIKGARTHNLANIDLNIPKNKLVVITGLSGSGKSSLAFDTLYAEGQRRYVESVSAYARQFLEQMDKPDMDSIEGLSPAIAIEQRGSSRNPRSTVGTVTEIYDYLRLLFARVGKYYVNGRPVSSQTVTQIVDQLLALPEKTRIGILAPIIRGRKGEHHKLLSNYIKLGFSRVKINGEVFELTDLPTLDKKKKHDIDLYIDRISISEKVKSRLADSIETALAQTNGFIKIEFIDKKTEEILSTKNVDIETGKSFPDLTPQLFSFNSPKGACPSCDGLGTRQYFDPSLVIPNPNLSLRDGAIAPWQTKTSTYYLNLCESLAKHYKFSIRTPFNELPEKIQNIILYGSQGQSVEFFFESPGGKQTYSTVYEGVMAQLEQKMLETKSEHVRESISRYMNNRDCPTCKGSRLREEALLALIGEKNIADITALSIEDALKFFDNLKLGKKDAAIADRVLKEISNRLHFLQNVGLNYLSLNRTSGTLSGGEDQRIRLATQIGSALTGVLYVLDEPSIGLHQRDNDRLLSTLKNLRDIGNTVLVVEHDQDTIMEADYVIDMGPGAGVNGGKVVATGTPEEVMNNKKSLTGQYLSGKKSIPMLKQRRPIGIDKVHVIGATHHNLKNIDVMIPLNTLTCFTGVSGSGKSSFVNDTLLAGLNQRINQSKEPAGEIKELLGWQIVGKIISIDQSPIGRTPRSNPATYTGVFTHIRELFAELQLSKARGYKPGRFSFNVKGGRCEACEGDGIIKIEMHFLPDVYVECEECAGKRFNRETLEVLYKGSSISDILKMTIQEATSFFENIPAISHKLETLLDVGLGYIQLGQAATTLSGGEAQRIKLARELSKRAMGHTFYILDEPTTGLHFDDVRNLLEVLNRLVNQGNTVVVIEHNLDVIKAADYCVDLGPEGGDKGGRVVACGTPEEIAKHPTSYTGHYLKKVLKK from the coding sequence ATGCACAACGAAATTAAAATTAAAGGGGCTAGAACACACAATCTAGCCAATATCGACCTCAACATTCCCAAAAATAAGCTGGTGGTCATCACTGGACTTTCTGGGTCTGGAAAATCGTCGCTGGCCTTTGACACGCTTTACGCAGAAGGTCAACGCCGTTATGTAGAATCTGTTTCAGCCTATGCCCGGCAATTCCTAGAGCAGATGGACAAACCGGATATGGACAGCATCGAGGGCCTCTCTCCCGCCATTGCTATTGAGCAACGCGGATCATCAAGAAATCCAAGATCAACCGTTGGAACCGTGACAGAAATTTACGATTATCTTCGCCTCCTCTTCGCAAGAGTAGGTAAATACTACGTTAACGGCCGTCCGGTTTCTTCACAAACGGTCACACAAATTGTGGATCAGCTTTTGGCGTTGCCCGAAAAAACCAGAATTGGCATTTTGGCTCCCATCATCAGAGGCCGAAAAGGTGAGCATCACAAGCTGCTTTCCAATTACATTAAACTTGGATTTTCGCGCGTAAAAATAAATGGCGAAGTGTTTGAACTCACCGATTTACCAACCCTCGACAAAAAGAAAAAACACGACATCGATCTCTACATCGACCGCATTAGCATTTCAGAAAAAGTAAAGAGCCGCCTTGCAGACTCGATAGAAACTGCACTTGCGCAAACCAATGGTTTTATAAAAATTGAATTTATCGACAAAAAAACTGAAGAAATTCTTTCCACAAAAAATGTAGACATTGAAACCGGAAAAAGTTTTCCCGATTTAACACCGCAACTTTTTTCCTTCAACAGTCCAAAAGGCGCTTGTCCAAGTTGCGATGGTTTAGGAACGCGACAATACTTTGATCCCTCTCTGGTTATTCCAAATCCAAATCTCTCTCTTCGCGATGGAGCCATTGCACCGTGGCAAACAAAAACATCAACCTATTACCTCAATCTTTGCGAGTCGCTGGCAAAGCATTATAAATTCAGCATTCGCACGCCCTTCAATGAGCTTCCCGAAAAAATTCAAAACATAATTCTCTATGGTTCACAGGGACAAAGTGTAGAATTCTTTTTTGAAAGCCCAGGCGGAAAGCAAACTTACTCCACTGTTTATGAAGGAGTCATGGCGCAGCTTGAACAAAAAATGCTGGAAACAAAATCTGAACATGTGCGCGAATCCATCAGCCGCTATATGAACAACCGCGACTGCCCCACCTGCAAAGGCTCACGTCTTCGCGAAGAAGCGTTGTTGGCACTCATTGGCGAAAAAAATATTGCAGACATTACCGCACTCTCTATTGAAGATGCATTGAAGTTTTTTGACAATCTCAAGTTGGGGAAAAAAGACGCTGCTATCGCGGATAGAGTTTTGAAAGAAATCAGCAATCGTCTTCACTTTTTGCAAAACGTTGGCCTCAATTATTTAAGCCTCAACAGAACCAGCGGAACACTTTCCGGCGGAGAAGACCAACGCATCCGGCTTGCAACCCAGATTGGGTCTGCACTTACGGGCGTGCTCTATGTTTTGGATGAACCTTCCATTGGCCTGCATCAACGCGATAACGACCGTTTGCTTTCCACGCTCAAAAACTTACGCGACATTGGCAACACGGTGTTAGTGGTGGAACACGATCAAGACACCATCATGGAAGCCGACTACGTAATAGACATGGGCCCAGGTGCAGGCGTAAACGGTGGAAAAGTAGTTGCCACCGGAACTCCAGAAGAAGTGATGAACAATAAAAAATCACTCACAGGCCAATATCTCTCCGGAAAAAAATCCATCCCGATGCTGAAACAGCGTAGGCCAATCGGCATTGATAAAGTACACGTCATTGGCGCTACACATCACAACCTCAAAAACATCGACGTGATGATTCCACTCAACACGCTTACGTGCTTCACCGGAGTTTCGGGTTCCGGAAAATCAAGCTTCGTCAACGATACGTTGCTTGCAGGTTTAAACCAACGCATCAACCAATCCAAAGAGCCAGCCGGAGAAATCAAAGAACTTTTGGGCTGGCAAATTGTGGGCAAAATTATTAGCATCGATCAATCTCCCATTGGGCGAACACCACGTTCAAACCCGGCCACCTACACCGGCGTGTTTACACACATCCGCGAACTTTTTGCAGAGCTGCAGCTTTCAAAAGCGCGTGGTTACAAGCCTGGCCGCTTTTCCTTCAACGTAAAAGGTGGGCGCTGTGAAGCGTGCGAAGGTGATGGCATCATCAAAATTGAAATGCATTTTCTCCCCGACGTGTATGTGGAATGCGAAGAATGCGCAGGAAAACGCTTCAACCGTGAAACCCTTGAGGTGCTGTACAAAGGCTCTTCCATTTCTGATATTTTGAAAATGACCATTCAAGAAGCAACTTCCTTTTTCGAAAACATTCCAGCCATCAGCCACAAGCTAGAAACCTTACTGGACGTGGGTTTGGGCTACATTCAATTAGGCCAAGCTGCCACAACTCTTTCAGGCGGGGAAGCTCAGCGCATTAAGCTCGCACGCGAACTTTCAAAACGCGCCATGGGCCACACGTTCTATATATTAGACGAGCCCACCACAGGCTTGCACTTTGATGACGTTCGCAACTTGCTTGAAGTGTTGAACCGACTTGTAAATCAGGGAAATACTGTTGTGGTGATCGAGCATAACCTTGACGTTATCAAAGCAGCCGATTACTGTGTCGACTTGGGGCCCGAAGGAGGAGACAAAGGGGGAAGAGTTGTTGCCTGCGGTACGCCGGAAGAAATTGCAAAACATCCCACCTCTTACACTGGGCATTACCTCAAAAAAGTACTCAAAAAATAA
- a CDS encoding NAD synthetase, which produces MNFFIQITYMIAATLFIFGIKKLTSPATARRGNMLSALGMLLAVVVTLFDKSILSFEWIIAGLVIGSFIGVLFAKLVKMTAMPQMVALLNGFGGGASALVAVGEIIRNANDISLLTSPFWLSTIMLGTTIGAVTLTGSVIAFAKLQGIMQGNFKLPFHNIVNLLLFVATITSALAVTAMGYNPLYFSLSLAASLLLGILFVVSIGGADMPVVISLLNSLSGIAASFVGFALANNVLIVSGALVGASGLILTQIMCKAMNRSLISVLFGSFGAENGSGVTSATGDKIHRSVGSEEAAMILGYAESVVIVPGFGMAAAGAQHAVRELSDLLESRGANVRFAIHPVAGRMPGHMNVLLAEADVPYEKLVEMEHINPDFERTDVVLVIGANDVVNPAARTAKDSPLYGMPILNVDLAKNVIVIKRSMNAGYAGIDNDLFYLAHTMMLFDSAKEAVAKIVGEVKLL; this is translated from the coding sequence ATGAACTTTTTCATCCAAATCACCTACATGATTGCCGCAACGCTTTTTATTTTCGGCATCAAAAAACTCACTTCACCCGCAACTGCGCGCCGTGGAAATATGCTTTCTGCATTGGGGATGCTGCTGGCAGTTGTGGTAACACTGTTTGATAAAAGCATTCTGAGTTTCGAATGGATTATAGCCGGCCTCGTCATCGGTTCATTCATCGGAGTGCTGTTTGCAAAACTCGTAAAAATGACGGCCATGCCACAAATGGTAGCTCTCTTAAACGGCTTTGGTGGCGGCGCTTCGGCGTTGGTTGCCGTTGGCGAAATTATTCGCAATGCCAATGATATTTCTTTACTCACCTCACCCTTTTGGCTTTCCACCATTATGTTGGGCACTACAATTGGAGCTGTCACGCTCACCGGAAGTGTGATTGCGTTTGCAAAACTGCAAGGTATCATGCAGGGAAATTTCAAACTTCCCTTTCACAACATCGTTAATTTGCTGCTCTTTGTCGCCACTATCACGAGCGCTCTTGCTGTTACCGCTATGGGCTACAACCCGCTCTACTTCTCACTTTCCTTGGCAGCATCACTCTTACTGGGAATTTTGTTTGTGGTTTCCATTGGCGGCGCTGACATGCCAGTGGTCATTTCACTTTTGAACTCTCTTTCTGGAATTGCCGCCAGTTTTGTAGGTTTCGCCCTGGCCAATAATGTGCTGATTGTTTCCGGAGCTTTGGTTGGCGCATCTGGTCTTATCCTCACGCAAATTATGTGCAAGGCTATGAATCGCTCGCTTATCAGTGTTCTCTTTGGAAGCTTTGGCGCTGAAAATGGCTCTGGTGTTACATCTGCCACGGGCGACAAAATTCATCGCTCAGTCGGCTCTGAAGAAGCTGCTATGATTTTGGGCTATGCCGAGAGTGTAGTCATCGTTCCTGGCTTTGGAATGGCTGCAGCTGGCGCACAACATGCTGTGCGTGAGCTTTCAGACTTGCTGGAATCTCGCGGCGCCAATGTACGCTTTGCCATTCATCCTGTTGCTGGTCGTATGCCGGGACACATGAATGTGTTGCTCGCTGAAGCTGATGTGCCCTACGAAAAATTGGTGGAAATGGAACACATCAACCCAGATTTTGAACGCACTGATGTGGTGTTGGTAATTGGAGCTAATGACGTAGTGAACCCTGCAGCCCGCACTGCCAAAGACTCTCCGCTGTATGGCATGCCCATCTTAAATGTTGATCTTGCGAAAAATGTGATCGTCATCAAACGTTCTATGAATGCGGGATATGCAGGAATAGACAACGATCTTTTTTATCTCGCGCACACCATGATGCTCTTCGACTCAGCAAAAGAAGCGGTGGCAAAAATTGTGGGTGAGGTGAAGTTGTTGTAA
- a CDS encoding NAD(P) transhydrogenase subunit alpha — translation MSADLILLLLFIFILACFVGFELISKVPPTLHTPLMSGANAISGITIIGSLILAGASESETAKIIGFASLILASINVVGGFLVTDRMLEMFKKKPKPEKSL, via the coding sequence ATGAGTGCCGATCTTATTTTGTTGCTTCTTTTCATTTTTATTTTGGCCTGCTTTGTTGGCTTCGAGCTCATTTCAAAAGTTCCACCAACCTTGCACACGCCGCTCATGTCTGGCGCCAACGCCATCTCTGGCATCACTATTATTGGCTCTCTTATTTTAGCTGGCGCAAGTGAAAGTGAAACAGCAAAAATAATTGGCTTCGCCTCGCTGATCCTTGCCAGCATTAACGTTGTGGGAGGCTTCCTTGTGACCGATCGCATGTTAGAAATGTTTAAAAAGAAACCTAAACCAGAGAAAAGCTTATGA
- a CDS encoding NAD(P)(+) transhydrogenase (Re/Si-specific) subunit alpha → MKLLIPKEISPETRVALIPQMAKKLIETTKLEIFFQAEAGVNAGFPDQSYLDAGTKLSSFLAEANVFLCVAPPSTADLQRFPNGSTVVGFFNALSNPGIAADLAKKNITAFAMEMIPRISRAQSMDALSSQAALAGYKAVLLAANHLQKIFPLMTTAAGTLTPAKVLILGVGVAGLSAIATAKRLGAVVSAFDIRPETKEQVESLGAKFIDITLPEQVESKGGYAQEVSQQTTEHIQKVLSEAVAKADIIITTAQVPGKKAPRLIDENMLTNVQMGAVIVDLASHQGGNVAGSRPNEEVKINGATILGPTNLPAMLAHHASQMLARNFSEFLQLLFQDGKLHLNFEDEIINASCLTHEGEIKNKTIAELLKKESL, encoded by the coding sequence ATGAAATTGCTTATTCCAAAAGAAATATCGCCTGAAACTCGGGTTGCACTTATTCCACAAATGGCAAAAAAACTCATTGAAACCACAAAACTAGAAATCTTTTTTCAGGCGGAAGCTGGCGTGAATGCTGGATTTCCCGACCAGTCCTATCTTGACGCTGGAACCAAACTATCTTCGTTTCTGGCTGAAGCAAACGTCTTTTTGTGTGTTGCACCACCCTCAACAGCCGATCTCCAGCGCTTTCCCAACGGAAGCACTGTCGTTGGATTTTTCAATGCCCTTTCCAACCCCGGCATTGCTGCGGATCTTGCGAAAAAAAATATCACGGCTTTCGCCATGGAAATGATCCCACGCATCAGCCGCGCACAAAGTATGGATGCGCTTTCTAGCCAAGCTGCTCTTGCGGGTTACAAAGCGGTGTTGCTGGCAGCGAATCACTTGCAAAAAATTTTCCCACTCATGACCACTGCGGCCGGAACCTTAACGCCAGCAAAGGTACTCATCTTGGGAGTTGGTGTTGCAGGCCTTAGTGCCATCGCCACCGCAAAGCGTCTTGGCGCGGTAGTTTCCGCCTTCGACATTCGTCCAGAAACAAAAGAACAAGTGGAAAGTTTAGGCGCAAAATTCATCGACATCACCCTTCCCGAACAAGTGGAAAGCAAAGGTGGATACGCGCAGGAAGTTTCGCAGCAAACCACAGAGCATATTCAAAAAGTTTTGAGCGAAGCCGTGGCAAAAGCAGACATCATCATCACTACAGCGCAAGTGCCTGGAAAAAAAGCTCCAAGACTCATCGATGAAAACATGCTCACAAATGTACAAATGGGTGCTGTGATTGTTGACCTTGCAAGTCATCAAGGCGGAAACGTTGCTGGATCAAGGCCAAACGAAGAAGTGAAAATAAATGGCGCCACCATTTTAGGGCCCACAAACTTACCTGCAATGCTCGCTCATCATGCAAGCCAAATGTTAGCGCGCAACTTTTCTGAATTTTTGCAGCTGCTTTTTCAGGATGGAAAACTTCACCTCAACTTTGAAGATGAAATCATCAACGCTTCATGCCTCACACATGAAGGCGAAATAAAAAATAAAACAATTGCCGAACTTTTGAAAAAGGAAAGCTTATGA
- the pdxA gene encoding 4-hydroxythreonine-4-phosphate dehydrogenase PdxA gives MNIPHNIGISIGDPFGIGAEVVLKALCALTLEEVKNIFLFAPKNLIAKTETLTKLKLPAEVDVVSVAEAEDLDSPLIALESLKLALQYADEKKIRTLVTAPLNKKRITTILPDFFGHTEYLGKHCKAHPVMMFAARNERFKIMLNTIHVPLRKVCEHLDVESIVKNISVAVVELKKHFNLSTPKIAVLGINPHAGEDGHLGDEEKTILEPALAKLKLKNIYADGPFSADAFFGQKKYLNYDLIVAAYHDQGLIPAKLLFAKKILNITLGLPFLRVSPAHGTAEDIAWKGVADECSMLEAIKFAQENQK, from the coding sequence ATGAATATTCCACACAACATTGGAATAAGTATTGGCGACCCCTTTGGCATTGGCGCTGAAGTGGTGTTAAAAGCACTTTGCGCTCTCACTTTAGAGGAAGTAAAAAACATTTTCCTTTTTGCACCAAAAAATCTCATTGCCAAAACTGAAACACTCACAAAACTTAAACTTCCCGCTGAAGTAGATGTGGTAAGCGTTGCAGAAGCTGAAGACTTAGATTCTCCTCTCATTGCACTGGAAAGTTTAAAGCTTGCGCTTCAGTACGCCGATGAAAAAAAAATTCGAACCCTTGTTACGGCACCGCTCAATAAAAAAAGAATCACCACAATTCTTCCAGATTTTTTTGGGCATACCGAATATCTGGGAAAACATTGCAAAGCTCATCCCGTAATGATGTTTGCTGCTCGAAATGAACGCTTTAAGATAATGCTCAATACCATTCATGTTCCGCTGAGAAAAGTCTGCGAACATCTTGACGTTGAAAGTATCGTAAAAAACATCAGTGTTGCAGTTGTAGAACTGAAAAAACATTTTAATCTTTCAACTCCAAAAATTGCAGTACTTGGCATAAATCCTCATGCCGGTGAAGATGGGCATTTGGGTGATGAAGAAAAAACAATACTTGAACCAGCACTTGCAAAGCTTAAGCTAAAAAATATTTATGCTGACGGACCATTTTCTGCTGATGCATTTTTTGGGCAAAAAAAATATTTAAATTACGATTTAATTGTCGCAGCCTATCACGATCAAGGCCTCATTCCCGCAAAACTTTTATTTGCAAAAAAAATCCTAAACATTACGCTCGGGCTTCCTTTTCTTCGTGTAAGCCCTGCACATGGAACAGCGGAAGATATCGCCTGGAAAGGTGTTGCCGATGAGTGCAGCATGTTAGAGGCAATTAAATTTGCACAAGAAAACCAAAAATAA